The genomic segment TCTGAGACACCCTCACGATCTGCGGCGTATAAATCTCTTGTCGAGGAATTGTGCCAGATGCCAGTGCCGGACCGAATCGAAACCATCATGTCCCTCATGCGTGAGGTGGGTGTTGAGCCGCCATTCAACCTTTAGCTCGAAAGGTGAGTCATGAATGCACCATATGACACCACGCCGAAGCCGGCCTTTCTGCGCGCTTTGCAGCAGCAAAAGTGGACAGTCCACGGCGCGCTCAGTGAGTTGATTGACAACTCCTATGGACCCGGCAGGGGCGACGCCTCTACAGTGCTGATCATACATGACACGACGAATCGCGTGCTTGAGGTTGTTGACGACGGTCGCGGCATGCAAGCCGTGGGCATGCTGTTTCAGCTTGGCGATACGATCGGTCGGTCGGTGGGGGACATCGGACATTACGGCTCTGGCGGCACGATGGCCATCCTTTGGTTCCCCAGTGTTGTTGATGTGTGGACACTTCGCGATGGGCTGGTTAGCCACCACCAGAGGGCTTGGGCGCAGCAGTTTGGAGCAACTTCGTTCTTTCCTGTCCCGAATGAGTGGGAACCTTCGACGCCCAGCAATACGCCGGACGAACTGCGTGAGTTCAGTCACGGCACCATGATCCGTCTGCATCTCCTGACTGGGCGTTCAGTTCACAGCGGCCATGTCACCAGAGAACTTTCCCAGATCTACGGTCCCG from the Hyphomicrobiales bacterium genome contains:
- a CDS encoding ATP-binding protein, giving the protein MNAPYDTTPKPAFLRALQQQKWTVHGALSELIDNSYGPGRGDASTVLIIHDTTNRVLEVVDDGRGMQAVGMLFQLGDTIGRSVGDIGHYGSGGTMAILWFPSVVDVWTLRDGLVSHHQRAWAQQFGATSFFPVPNEWEPSTPSNTPDELREFSHGTMIRLHLLTGRSVHSGHVTRELSQIYGPGLRRGKRLLWQTITNGRSSDIAALSDPFQSPESAKDHITFEASIRVGVQSLPVRGCVALIDGRTYKQSQIAVGYGYRIIERTNDCYQSPDGSEKYHGIGVGGWVDLGEGWQSHLSTTKDVIINSDARDALMGLIFSKIKPLLEQTESAEIRILFEDIALNFRAGLGALRMDSSL